The Salvelinus fontinalis isolate EN_2023a chromosome 36, ASM2944872v1, whole genome shotgun sequence genome window below encodes:
- the LOC129835135 gene encoding palmitoyltransferase ZDHHC21-like, whose amino-acid sequence MKLRLHFVVDPMGWFCISVVLAIWLYNSFFVPKLVLLPHFYEGHIHWALVVSYYSASAFCMAALFRASTADPGRLPTDPHIPHSEREQWEMCSKCNMMRPKRSHHCSRCGHCVRRMDHHCPWINNCVGEDNHWLFLQLCFYTQVLSLFTLALDFCQYYYFQPLTTLDQEAFTARHELALIRVSAIMGLVMFGGMSSLFYTQLAGILTDTTTIEKMANFSNKMVGAGGGSKESWQRTLAEVFGTTWKVLWFIPLRSRQPLTFPHQFRTHV is encoded by the exons ATGAAGCTTCGGCTGCACTTTGTGGTGGACCCCATGGGCTGGTTCTGCATCAGTGTGGTGTTGGCCATCTGGCTCTACAACTCCTTCTTCGTCCCCAAGTTGGTGCTGCTGCCACATTTCTATGAGGGTCATATCCACTGGGCCTTGGTTGTCA GTTACTACTCAGCATCAGCCTTCTGTATGGCAGCACTTTTCAGAGCTTCTACAGCCGACCCTGGCAGACTCCCAACCGACCCCCACATCCCTCACTCAG AGCGAGAGCAGTGGGAAATGTGTAGCAAGTGCAACATGATGAGACCAAAAAGGTCCCACcactgcagtcgttgtggtcatTGTGTACGTAGAATGGACCACCACTGTCCATG GATCAATAATTGTGTAGGGGAGGACAACCACTGGCTCTTTTTGCAGCTCTGTTTTTACACACAGGTCCTCAGTTTGTTCACCCTGGCTCTGGACTTCTGCCAGTACTATTACTTCCAGCCCTTAACCACATTGGACCAG GAGGCGTTTACTGCACGTCACGAGCTCGCCCTGATACGAGTGTCTGCGATCATGGGTCTGGTGATGTTCGGAGGCATGAGCAGCCTTTTCTATACTCAGCTCGCTGGCATCCTGACA GACACCACCACCATTGAGAAAATGGCTAACTTCTCAAATAAAAT GGTCGGGGCTGGTGGTGGATCAAAGGAATCCTGGCAGCGGACTCTGGCTGAGGTATTTGGCACTACCTGGAAAGTCCTGTGGTTCATCCCGTTGAGGAGCAGGCAACCGCTGACCTTTCCCCACCAATTCCGCACTCACGTGTAG